In the Gossypium arboreum isolate Shixiya-1 chromosome 10, ASM2569848v2, whole genome shotgun sequence genome, one interval contains:
- the LOC108488599 gene encoding E3 ubiquitin-protein ligase WAV3-like, producing the protein MASAWRKLKKSLIMKISTHRDDDRRRSSSSSSSSANGIVSSPSPSSVSRSSSRLSYSFSFRSSKKTCAICLGSLKKGEGQAIFTAECSHHFHFNCIATNVQHGNRICPICRSEWKDIPFQAPGSANDFRNNNSTILGFRHNWHPPSLPVLETDQFSLEEPLSATHVAPAPSTCSQPITIKALPEFPAVLASDAVSKFPVLVGVSAPPFHVDVRHFNRAPIDLVAVLDVSGSMSGKLSLLKRAVCFIIQNLGPLDRVSIVTFSSSARRIFPLRRMRGSGQDDAISAVNALSSGGGTNIAEGLKKGVRVLEERHEQNPIASIMLLSDGHDTLNDDTRSLYRNVQNLTSNPNYSLQYLYLLPASICSRNTASGNEARRLSIPVHTFGFGSEHDSNAMHAISDLSGGTYSFIETVDNLQDAFARCIGGLLSVVAQDVRLTIQSLPRGVQIGSIHSGRYKNEIFNLGQKATIDVGSLYADEEKEFLVYVSIPASSRGEGEAKLDHMSLLEVLCSNKDSTSSEIVESRRERVVIRRPKVLSPTDKMVCLEVDRQKNRLAVADAIATAQRMAELGILDHAQAVLSEQKTTLLSSVSAQAGDDLCKWLEKELTETAQRMATLQLYEQSGRAYVLSGLSSHSWQRATTRGHSTTILPGEGANGINSYETPSMISMVSKSQCLNGGPSQQPQMVTKSCSLTPRHK; encoded by the exons ATGGCGAGTGCATGGAGGAAGTTGAAGAAATCGTTGATTATGAAGATCTCTACCCACCGTGATGACGACCGCCGCCGCTCCTCCTCGTCCTCCAGTTCCTCAGCCAACGGCATTGTCTCTTCTCCTTCGCCGTCCTCCGTCTCTCGCTCTTCCTCTCGCCTCTCGTACAGTTTCAGCTTCCGGTCTTCTAAG AAGACTTGCGCAATttgcttgggaagcttgaaaaagGGAGAAGGCCAGGCCATCTTCACAGCTGAGTGCTCTCATCATTTCCACTTCAATTGTATTGCAACCAACGTGCAGCATGGGAATCGCATTTGCCCCATTTGCCGTTCTGAATGGAAAGACATCCCTTTTCAAGCACCTGGAAGTGCTAATGATTTCCGGAATAATAACAGCACCATCCTTGGCTTCCGTCATAATTGGCATCCACCATCCTTGCCTGTATTGGAGACTGATCAATTTTCCCTCGAAGAACCACTCTCAGCCACCCATGTAGCCCCTGCACCATCCACTTGCTCGCAACCCATAACCATTAAGGCATTGCCAGAGTTTCCTGCTGTCTTAGCTTCAGATGCCGTTTCGAAGTTTCCTGTTCTTGTTGGCGTCAGTGCTCCACCTTTTCATGTTGATGTTCGACATTTTAATCGCGCACCCATTGACCTAGTTGCTGTACTCGATGTAAGTGGCAGCATGTCTGGCAAGCTTTCCCTTCTTAAGCGTGCTGTTTGCTTTATCATACAAAACTTGGGCCCTTTGGATCGGGTGTCCATAGTTACTTTCTCATCATCAGCTCGAAGAATATTTCCTTTGCGGAGGATGCGTGGCAGTGGTCAAGACGATGCTATCTCTGCCGTCAATGCTCTTTCCTCTGGAGGTGGGACAAACATTGCGGAAGGTCTTAAGAAAGGGGTTAGGGTTCTTGAAGAGCGACACGAGCAGAATCCAATTGCTAGCATTATGCTATTATCTGATGGCCATGATACTTTAAATGACGACACTCGCAGCTTATACCGCAATGTACAGAATCTCACCTCAAATCCCAATTACAGTTTGCAGTATCTTTACCTTTTGCCTGCTTCAATTTGTTCCAGGAATACTGCATCTGGTAATGAGGCCCGGCGGCTAAGTATCCCAGTCCACACATTTGGGTTTGGCTCAGAACATGATTCCAATGCAATGCACGCCATATCTGATTTATCAGGTGGGACATATTCCTTTATTGAGACGGTTGACAACTTGCAGGACGCATTTGCTAGATGCATTGGAGGTCTTCTCAGTGTTGTAGCTCAAGATGTCCGACTGACAATACAGTCACTTCCTCGTGGAGTGCAAATTGGTTCAATTCACTCTGGTAGATATAAGAATGAAATCTTTAATCTAGGGCAGAAGGCTACCATTGATGTTGGAAGTTTATATGCAGATGAAGAGAAGGAATTCCTGGTATACGTCTCAATTCCAGCATCATCACGTGGTGAAGGTGAGGCAAAATTGGACCACATGTCATTGTTGGAGGTATTGTGCTCGAACAAGGATTCAACATCATCAGAGATTGTCGAGTCAAGACGCGAGAGAGTTGTGATTCGCCGACCCAAGGTTTTGTCTCCTACAGATAAGATGGTGTGCTTAGAGGTTGATAGACAGAAGAACCGTCTTGCAGTGGCTGATGCTATTGCAACCGCTCAACGGATGGCTGAATTAGGAATTCTAGACCATGCGCAGGCCGTGCTGTCCGAACAAAAAACAACTTTGTTATCTTCAGTATCCGCCCAAGCTGGGGACGACCTTTGCAAGTGGCTTGAGAAGGAACTGACCGAAACCGCACAGAGAATGGCAACTCTGCAGTTATATGAACAGAGTGGTCGGGCATATGTTCTCTCAGGGTTAAGCTCACACTCGTGGCAGAGGGCCACAACCAGGGGCCACTCTACAACAATCTTACCTGGTGAAGGTGCTAACGGAATCAATAGCTATGAAACTCCTTCTATGATCAGTATGGTGTCGAAATCGCAGTGTCTTAATGGTGGACCTTCTCAACAACCTCAAATGGTTACCAAGTCATGTAGCCTGACTCCTCGACATAAATGA